The sequence CATACAGTCCCCATATAGTAAAACAGCAAACCAACCAACCTCTGTGTTAGAGTAGAGGGCTTGTGCTCTTCACAGAACCTGTTGAGCTCTGCTTCCAAGCTGGGGCTCCTTCAAGGATTCTTCCATGACTTCCCCAGACAGAGGTGGACTTCTTCTGCTGCTGACAGTTTTGTGTAGGGACTGATAGTTGAAAAAGTGTGTGGTGGTGTGCCCCAACCCTGCGGGTTCTGAGGACTTGAGGATGGTGTTAATGGGGTTGTGATAGCTCATGTTTACCACAGGACATGATAACAGAAGGGTGCCCCTGTGTGTGCCTCAGATTCCATCCACATTCTTTCTATCTCTGATTTTGTAGTTCTGAGAATCACTCCAACTAACACTATGACCCCTTTTGGAAAGGAATCCAGAGTGAGTAGTGGAAGAAGTATCATTATGTCCTTTGGTGGAAGTGTTTTTCCCTTGGATGCCAAAGgaaatttctttccaaattgaCAGGAAGCCCCTTTGAATTGAAATATTTTGCCTGGCAATCAAAATTTGTGCCACTATAATCAACCCctgataaacacaaaaatatggcTAAAAAGTCTTGTGGTGATTGAAATCCCCAAATCTACTTTTGACAATTAGTTTTCCACTTGTCCCAACTTTACATAATGCTATTAATAAGAAAAGGTTATCTCAAAGAACCTTCTGGTTGAAAGAACTTTATAGAATCTCTTTTGTCAAATGTCTGATCAACATCCTCTCTGCTTATTTCCAGAAATGGCAGTTCCCATCTTTCTAGAACAGGCTTTTCCATAGAAAGAGAGTTTTTAGTAGCTACAAGGGAACTGAAATGTTTCTGTAACTTCATTTTCTGGTCCTAGTTTGTTTTTATCTGGAGGATTCTGGACTAAGTCAATCATCAGTCCTTAGAGTATTGTAGGCCAACTCGCTCATTTCAACTGAGTCCTTTTATCTATAGGCTAAACAACACTAATTATTCAACCTATTTAAAACACTTTCAGGGTcggtgatggtgcacacctatgatcccagcaacttcagaggctgagacaggaggatcagaagcttaaggtcagcctcagcaatttaaggtgTCCCTAAATaactgattctctctctctctctctctctctctctctctctctctctctctctctatatatatatatatatatatatatatatatatatatatatatatatatggctggggaggtggctctgtAGTAacctcagttgtaaagtgccctggattaaatctctagtactaaacaaaacaaaaaagtgccTTTaccatctttttcattttcttgtgtaTATACTTTGGTTTAAGATTTGGTATCTAGAATTAAAACCACTGTTTCAGATATGACCTATGAGTGCAGAATCAGTAGAAGGCACTGATTAATCTTTTAATAACATAGTCTTATCCCTGTTGGCAATCCCAACATACTTGAATTATATTAAGCTAGGAGTTAAATAAGTGTCATATTTTTCCCTCATTAATTGTCGATCATCTTAATCTTATGCAACTGATTTTCAAAACCTCAATATATGAGATCCATGACTTTTAAGCTTTTAGGCTATTGGTTTTGTTCCAGTGTTCTAGCCAATTAaggttctttaaatttttttttttggtaatgttgTTAATTGCAACCTTAACTATtctttcctgtttgtttgtttgtttcctacctTTTAAGAATTGAAGACATTCTGTATCCTaggcacatgtttgtaatcctagcaactcgggaggctgaggcaggagatcataagctagccttggcaatttagtgagaccctgtctcaaaacttgaaaaaaaaaagattgagaatatagctgagtggtagaacacctTTGGGTTCTAtttctagtactgcaaaaaacaacaaaacaaacaaacaaactgtagaaatgggctggggttgtagctccagtgagtgcttgctcagcacatgtgaggcactgggttcaatccttagcaccacatagaaataaataaataaaggtattgtatccatctacaactaaaaaaagaaaaagaaagaaagaaagatactatAGACACAAAGAAGGTATACAATATAAGGAGTTCTGGCACCCAAGAAGGCTATATAAACTCAAATGTTAATCTATTAAGAATTATGACTTCTCATTGGGCTAGACCCTTCTTGTTTTAATAATGTAGGTTTTGAGTTGGGCACAGTGATGTGCCTATagttccagctatttgggaggctgaggtaggagtattgcttgagcccaggagtttgaagtcagcctgggtAACACACAGCaagacccatttaaaaaaaaaagttttattattattcaggtAAGAGTATCAACAAGACCCTAGGATGTCAAAgcatcaggaaataaaaaaatttaaaaaacctgaGGAATATACTTCTCATCACCCTCACTAgttcattctttctctccctcaAGTAAGCAATATGAGAATCAAATTGGATGCACATTGTCAACACTTGTCTCAGTAACTGAGACTGCCCGATGTTCTCTACTGAACAATTCTTACCATTAGTGTCAGCTACATTCTTGGAAGTACCAGTCCCAAGAGACTGAAAATGGTACCTGTAAAACTAGTTAAAAAAGTACCATCAGAATTTCACATGAAATCATACttacataaagttaaaaatataatttaaaatagatcttacacacacacatacatacaatcaCACACGTACACACTGCAAATATCTGCACATTGGTACCCACAGTATATATTCCACTTAATGGAGTGAAAATTCCCATGGGATCACTTTACAATTGGACTCCAAAAATCTCAGCACCTACAATGTTCTGAAGATGGCTAGCAGATgaaaaattctaccaaatatgGCCCCAAATTTTTAATCCCATAAAAATTTTGTCATGTTGGAATGAGAATATCagatttttcttgattttgtatttcttcaaagTAACATATATGGCTGTTTCCATTGAAAattgtagaaatatttattattagtatttaagaaataaacatcagcaataatcaaaatgatattttaaatttttattgataccATTTTGTTTATGAACTAATCTGTTTACATACTCATTTAAACTGTATCCTTATAACTTGAACACAAGCAGTTTTCTTGACATTTACTCACAAAAAAAACATTTACCTACTTAAGAACTTCTGGTACAATTTTAAgttctgaataaaaaaatatttctaatgtgatgaatattaattttttcaaaacatcaaatgaaaaacctcccattactttttaaaataaaagccacaAGACATAAATAATCACTATATACATTACAACTTGCTTTTGTCAAATTACCAAGAAGAGCATCATGCCTATTGTTAAGATCTCCCCCATTACAGAATGCAAAGCAATAATATTTGATGTGACAATATTCTGGTTAGTACACTCAGGTTTTGTATAGTTTGGTTTATTCTGTTTTAGAATTGCTAGAAAGAAGTAAGTAATCTTTGTATAAACACCATACTTTAAGTTATGTAGataatgtaatcatttttaaatattttataatagtagCATTTATCTTTTTAGAAGTTATGCACAGGTACTAAAATACtacgtgaaaaaaaaaatactacgtGATTAGAATGTCACACTGAGGTTATCCTTATGTATCTTTATTATATGAATGTCTAATAACTGCATATTgaaattaaaagatattgcttAATATTGACcaaatatttaacacattttgtCATTAAGTTTCTACTggctttcttaattttaagtttaCCTAAACTAATCTAATAATtggcctttcttttttaaaatgaagcaagcattattttctgtttgtgaTAAAtgtcaaccttttttttttcttgttggttgttttttttttttggaagacaaGTATATTTTGATGTAATTTAGGAAGAATGCTTTTTGAATTCTGTATTATCTTGTTATTGGAAACCTGTAGATGCTACTTCCAAAAATAACAGGAATTAAAAGATGTGGTACAAGAATAATACCATTAGACAACAGTTGTATATAAGGTTGTTTAAAAAcaaccaaagcaaaataaaaagcacacaaaaacacTTGGCATAGGTTATTAGTAGCTTGTAAAATCACTGACCCTGCCAGATTGATACTGATTTAGCTGACACCAGGAATACGGGTGGCCTATTTTAACTATAGTGTTttgaccttttaaatttttaaattaattcttaacCTACCTtcagtcaacatttttttttcagaatttgatctttctttctttgtaccttGAGTTGATTGAAGTTGGAACATTTTAGAgctgtcattttcttttatgctttttgCATTGTGGAAAATCACCACCTTATTTGTTGACATGAAATGGTAAATAATTATGACTTGAAAACATTGTTtcctaataaaaacatttctgaaaaaattttttaaaatcttcaaaatattgtgacctttctttgctcatttttgttTAAATGGAAAACCTGGACCACATGAAGGCTGATAAATATTGGAAGCTTTGAGAAAAATAGCTTTCATTTTGTTTGAGAGAATTCCCTTAGCAGAAGCTGTACAATATGCATATGTTCACAGTGCTTAAttcaaaacataatattttagtCTACCTAACCACAATGGGCTAACCAATTACAAGACATAAAAGGATGGACATTTAAGCTTTCTATGTGTGTATTTCTCTGACACAGACATCTGAAGACAATGTGTTTTTTAGCCTTCTCTTAAAAATTTACCAATTGCTTAATTTGTTCTGTTTGCAAAGACTGTCTCCTTAAcaacatttttttactttttaattctttagggaaAATAGGAACTGTTGGCATACGCACTTTTTGACCACAAGAAAGAAGACTACAAATCCTATTGTTGACATTGATATCTGACATGGGAGGGTGAGGAATTACAATTAAGGGTGGCAGAAACCCATTGCCTGGTCTGCATAATATTGTGATCTAAGGGAAAGCTCCAGAACCCCGCCTTTCTAAAACTGCAGGATTTCTCCTGCTCAGGGGCCCTGGGGGGATGGTCTCTGACAATTCTTTGGAGCCTGACAATAGTGAAGGAGATGGCGAGAGGatcttattttttcctgtaaatgCTTTACCATCTTCTAAAGTTGGTGGAATAAGGCCTTCGGAGAGCTGAGAATCAGAGCTGTAGTGATTCGCCCTTGAGTTTCTTTTTTGAACTATGCTTCTCAAGGTGGAGGTAAATATCGTCTGGTTAGGGTCTGGGTCCTGGTCAACAGGAATTTCAGCGCATGGCTGATTTCCATCTGGAAACAGAGATTGATAATTTATTTCATCATATTACATCTTCCTCGAACCAGCCTGATCAAAGGTTCTGAGCAAATGCACAGTATCTTTTACATCAATGCTTTGGTGCCTTGTGATGAATCGCTTAGAAAGTGCCAGCCCATTGGTTTTGGAGAATTCTTCCTCTGGTGTAATATCCAGGAGCTCCTCTTGCAAGGAGGCCACTCTGTTCTGGGGCTTTAATAACGGGGTACTTTTGATCCAGGCTGGACCCTGGGATAGCCCATGAGGGGACACTGCAGGCTTCCTCACAGGGGAGCCTGGTTCCCAGatatctgttgagagccacagccaaaggggccccagcaaacttccagctgccagcaaacttccagctgccggctgatgattggctcacagcggccccagcaacatctagctgattggctcctctgcagtgatgttcattgggctgtttccctgcccttcagactgccagctgatgattggctcacagcggccccagcaacatctagctgattggctcctccacggagctgctcattgggctgtttccctgccctttcagaccatggagctgctcattgggggacttctttggttccgcccacgcgacccagccaatcagcctcaagaggaggaggattgtgggaggtggggaggcttgtgtgggtgagaggcttgtggaagccggtggtggcagttgggctctgagggttttatCCTGAGGAGCTGCTTTGTTTGGCgattgtagttctaaaaataaagttagtttcttttgacaagtggctcctgaattgtgcccagccagactgcggcaggtatCATCACTACTTCCACAGGCCTCCCGGTCTTTAAAGCCAAAAAGCGTCAGTTCAGtttcagaaaaatgtgaaagttGTGATGAGGCTGTTTTGATGTCTATCTCAGAAGGAGTGGTGCAGGTGGCTGGGGAATGACACCCATCGATGTCTGCAGGAGGCATGTTTAGGTACTGTTTGGTAGTGTGCCTCCCAGAGGGTGATTTTGCAGTGGTTATAATGATGACCTCTTTCCCCTTTGCCTTGCAAGCTCTAAGGAGAACTTTCAGGGTCTCCCTGTCTTCTGCATTTATTGCATAAACAAGAGCTGAGTAACCAGAATGGTCTTGCAAGCTGAGGTCAGCTCCGCTCTTTAGGAGCAAAGAAACAACTTCTGGACCAGCTTTTTCTAAGCAAGCGTGCATCAAGGCAGTTTTCCCAGATTTGTCCTGTATATTGAGATCGGTACTGTTTTCTAACAGGTACTTCACCATTTTGGCTTTACTGACACTCTGGTGATCCACGTGTTTGGTCTTACAAGAAATCATTAAAGGCGTTTCCCCACGGTCATTGCTCTCATTGATGTAGGCACCACAAATAAGCCCTGGAAGAGAGTTGAGCTGGTGGAATGGTAGATAGCTGCAAAATAAAGAGCCAGGGGAGGAGGCCCAAAGAGAAGGGAGCCCACCCATAAACAGGGCCCATGAAGTTGAGCACTCAGAGATTCCAAGCATTGAAGAAAGTGGCAGGGAGGCACAGGACTGAAGATGAGAGGACAGTTGAAAATCTGCAGACAGAGTACCTGGACCTCCAGCTATTTCACCCTGTCCCAAGTAGCAGACAACTAACTGCAAGAAAACAAAGATTGATAACCTGAGCAAACTGATCAGAAAGGCTCTGAACTTGAAGGCAGCAAGCTGAAAATGTGGATAAAGTGAGAATCTGTAGGCTGAAAGTTGAGATCCCCAGTTCTCTGTCTGCCCTGCTACCAGGAGACTGGaagccaggaagaaagaaaatcgttgcattttaaaattatgagtcctattaaaaatatgtgtggaTAAATGAAGCAGTTCAAACAATAACTATACTCACCCTTCTACACACCCACTCCAAATGGAAATAGAAAGTTACATGAAAACTTTATTCCAAATTTCatacttcaatttttctcttctatccCTGGATGAGTCTCCTGGCAGCCAGCTGTCAGTTCCTACCAAAGGAAATCAAAGCTATTCAGAGGCACATAAACACCAATGATTTGCTGCAAGCATCTTTCTCATTTAGAGTCTAgtttttttaattccttgttaAGAAATCTCTACAGTGTTTGTTCAGTTTATCATATTTCACCAATTACGAGTTTGTAAAAGCACCTGGAGTGGATTTTATGCATAGCAAACTGGTGGGTGTCTGTTTGTAGGATGGAGCCTGCCCTGCAGGCCCTTACCTGGTTCATCCAGGCAAGAAggctgaggaagaaaagaaaagaaaagggaattctCCCAAGGTCCTTCGTCTTACCCACCTGCCTGTCAGAGGTTAAGTACAAGTTTCTGTGTCCTTTCTTAACATCTCTTTGTCTCTTGGATGACCAGTTTGCTGCAGAGCATGGTTCTGTCTGGAGAACTTGACTCATGCAGTGTCTAACATGACAGTGCCGTTTTGACTGAGATACTTTAAAAGCTGTCTTGGAGGTGACGGGCTAGGCCTTTCCTATGGCTTTCTCTCCCAATATTTCCCTCAGTTTTCCTTTCATTAGGTCAAAaaagttgttttcctttgttccttttacTATACTTTCTAATTGGATTCATTATCCCACCATAAAGTGAGTTGTCTGGCTATGGTTGGGGAGAGAGGGAGTGAAACATCAGAAATAGGTTTGAAGCTCAAATTCAGTCCTTCCCACTAACCCGAGTCCTGCCTTTATGCAGAAGAGGCAGCAAGGTGTGTGTGTCAAGAACCTGGGCTGTCTCTCTTCAAGTTACCAACCTTTGGGAAGTCATTTCTCACCcctaaaatgaggataatatctATGTCACAGTAGACAgttctaagaatttaaaaatactcaaatataCTTGTTGCTGAAGAATTCAAAAAATGACAGTTTCTAAACATACATCAGCAAATACAGGTCCTCTGCATGTGAATCCTCTGTGCGGGTGGGGTCAGACAATGAGGCCAAATTTCCTCTACCAATGGGTTCTCACCTTTTGTGGGCATAAACATCACAGGGAGAATCTGTTAAAAATAAGATTCCAGGCTCTATTCCTAGATATTCAATACCAGGTGCTTGCTGCCCACTTCGAGAAAATGTGGGGCAATCTCTTCATTCCTATATGCTATCAACCCCTACCTCTAACTCTTACAGGTCTTCAAGTGGTTTGATGCTCAACTCCTCTGCGGGAGTGAAGGGTAGAGATGGTTAGCCCAGAAAGGAGTTAAGGGAGCCTTTTTGGATTTCAGAGTACAGCCTTGAGTTAGAACAGGCCCCGGGGGTTGGAGGTTTGCTGCCTTGCTCTTCCCAAACAAGTCTGAAAAAACCTGGTCCTGTGGGGAGCCTAAGGCCAGGATGCCCAGGCCAACTTGGAGTAAGGAAAGCCTGCCAGCCACAAGAAAAGCATGCCTCTCCTACCCAGCAAGATGCATCTGAGATTGTCCCAGGAAATGTAAGGGACTGGCCAAGAAGAGTGCTCTTCCCCCTCACCAGTTTCTAAGAATTATTGACAAAATGCCTAAGGGAAGGAGTAGCTAGTACTGTTCCCTACACATACCCACAAAGGACTAGGTATCTTCTATTACCTTGGGATATATACACCCGTACATCTCTGAATAGATtccccctcaacacacacacacacacacacacacacacacacacacacacaggtaacaGAGGGGTGGGTGGAGGACAAACCTGCACCTCCAATCTCAGGGAACCAAGATGACTAGATTTCTAAGCTATTGAGGATGCTGGCAGCGTCTCTGGATCCCCGATGGCGATGGCGTCTCTTCAGGCTTTTCCAAGAACGGGAGGGAGCAAATTGCTGTCAGAGAAGGGCAAAGGAAGGTGACTGGGGCGACAGCGTTGGGGCACGGATGGGAGCGGGGCGCATGTTTCTTCACCTCTGTGAGCCAGGGCAGCCGCTGGCGGGCTGAAGCTATTGCCATCCACGAAAGGGGATTCTGACCAGGGCCCCTGAAGAGTGGtttcctcacctccagccctctgGGAGGATGCAGCCCACCCTTGGGGAATGGCGCGCGGGAGGGGACAGCCATTGCCCTTATCCCAGGGAAGGCGCACCTCTGCACCCCGCCTCTGTGTGAAGGGGGTCTCCAGCGCGCACATCCTTGGTGCCAAGGATGTGCGCGCTGGAGAGCCACGGGACCCAGCTGCCCACCCCTGTCTGACTCTGGTTGCTCAAGCCAGAGGCAGCAAAGGGCTCCTCAAGCCACAACCCACCCTCTGCGCCCAGCCTGCACCTCCTGCTGCCCAGCGGCCCCAGGCACCTGCGGAGATGCGCTCGAGCTGGACCCTCGGACCCGCGCGCTCCTGTGGCCGAGCGCGCACCGCTCCCGCTGCGGGGCCGACACCCAGCAGCTTCGCGGCTCGGGTACATTCCCCCAGCGCCGTGAggcaaagaaggaggaggaaccCGCATCCTGCGGGGTCCAAGCCCCAGCCGCCGCAAAGCCGGAGCCGAGAACCGGCGGGGATTGCAGGAGGCGAGAGGGTAAGCTCCTGCTGAGCGCACCCCGGGGTGGTGGGGCAGAAGCGCTGGGGAGGCCCATGAAGCCCGCTGCCTCTCTGTGGGCCGGGTCTCGTTCTCGGCTCGGGGCACTGCAGTGTCAGGATGCGCCTGAGGTGCGAGATCCAGAGCCTGAGCTCGAGGGCGGGGCGCAGG comes from Urocitellus parryii isolate mUroPar1 chromosome Y, mUroPar1.hap1, whole genome shotgun sequence and encodes:
- the LOC144250941 gene encoding LOW QUALITY PROTEIN: ankyrin repeat domain-containing protein 34B-like (The sequence of the model RefSeq protein was modified relative to this genomic sequence to represent the inferred CDS: substituted 2 bases at 2 genomic stop codons); translated protein: MVVVAVTRIEQSPPRADSLTSRVDTSWTEKGVQKPTKGPRGVGDPATLALGRVKSLGPKRSGQRRGGGRAYENRRRSFGEQPLAPTCSAVTPSASLLEEARTAPASGEVRASRLPLQASQPAARLSLPTRGWDVEFGGSELPEGSDGRRCQLDRESQVSVRRRLCWLHLGKLWVAVAAAGRRAPRAQPETPRPRGLPAPRPRAQALDLAPQAHPDTAVPRAENETRPTERQRASWASPALLPHHPGVRSAGAYPLASCNPRRFSAPALRRLGLGPRRMRVPPPSLPHGAGGMYPSREAAGCRPRSGSGARSATGARGSEGPARAHLRRCLGPLGSRRCRLGAEGGLWLEEPFAASGLSNQSQTGVGSWVPWLSSAHILGTKDVRAGDPLHTEAGCRGLICGAYINESNDRGETPLMISCKTKHVDHQSVSKAKMVKYLLENSTDLNIQDKSGKTALMHACLEKAGPEVVSLLLKSGADLSLQDHSGYSALVYAINAEDRETLKVLLRACKAKGKEVIIITTAKSPSGRHTTKQYLNMPPADIDGCHSPATCTTPSEIDIKTASSQLSHFSETELTLFGFKDREACGSSDDTCRNIWEPGSPVRKPAVSPHGLSQGPAWIKSTPLLKPQNRVASLQEELLDITPEEEFSKTNGLALSKRFITRHQSIDVKDTVHLLRTFDQAGSRKMXYDEINYQSLFPDGNQPCAEIPVDQDPDPNQTIFTSTLRSIVQKRNSRANHYSSDSQLSEGLIPPTLEDGKAFTGKNKILSPSPSLLSGSKELSETIPPGPLSRRNPAVLERRGSGAFPXITILCRPGNGFLPPLIVIPHPPMSDINVNNRICSLLSCGQKVRMPTVPIFPKELKSKKMLLRRQSLQTEQIKQLVNF